From Curtobacterium sp. MCBA15_012:
GGCCGCCCGCGGACGGCGTCCGCGTCGGCGCCGGCTCCTACGCCCCGACCCCGCCCGGGAGCCTGCCCGACATCGCGGACGTGCAGGCCACCGTCGACCAGCACCTGTACGTCGACCCGTCGCAGGCGGGCAAGCCGGTGCCGACCAACCAGTGGTGGACCGACCTGCTCGTCAGCCGCTGGTCCGGCGACATGTGGGCCTACCCGTTCGTGTCGTCGAACAGCGCCGCGGGGACGAAGCTCAGCTACCCGACCACCTGGAACGCCGACGGCACGGCCATGCGGCTCGACGCCCCGATCACCGTCGGCGCGACCGTCGAGCCGACCCCGGACGCCTCCGACCGGCTCCTCGCCGACTTCGAGGACGGCGTCCCCGCCGACTGGACCGCGACCGGCGACGCGTTCACGACGACCGCGACCGGCACGGCACGCGGGCAGAGCGCGGTCTCGGGGTGGCTCGGGAAGGGCTTCCTCGACTCCTTCACGGACGACGACGGCGACGGCGCGACGGGCACGCTCACCTCGCCCGCGTTCACGATCGACCGGTCGACCCTCGCGTTCCTCGTCGGCGGCGGCCGGCACCCCGACCACGAGGCGGTGCAGCTCCTGGTGGACGGGCAGGTCGTCGAGCAGGCGACCGGCACCGACAGCGAGGTGCTCCGGTGGGCGTCGTGGGACGTCTCGGCGCTCCGCGGCAGGACCGCGCAGCTCCGCGTGGTCGACGACCTGCGCGCCGGCTGGGCGCACGTCCTGCTCGACCAGGTGCTGCTGACCGACGCGCCCGACGGCCTCGCCGAGCGGTCCTCCACGACGTTCTCGGCGAAGGAGGCCGACGCCCTGCGGTGGGGCGACTGGAACGTCAGCTGGCGGATGCCCCAGGACGGCCCCGGCGGCCAGTCCGTCGACGTCACGAGCGTGCAGGGCTCGCCCTACGAGTGGTTCGAGTTCCACGGCGCGACCCCTCGGCTGACGCTGCAGCCCGGTGCGACGCTCACGGACGGCGACGGCGAGCGCCTGACCGGCACGATCACGGCCGACCGCTTCGAGATCCGCCAGGACGGGCACGTGTTCGGCGTGCACGCCCCGACCGGCACGACGTTCACCCGCACGGGCGACGTCCTGGACGCGTCCGCGGGCACGCCCTACCTGGTGGTCAGCGCGGTGCCCGAGCACGGGCTGACGCTCGACGACCTGCACCGCACGGCGTTCGCGGTGCCGCGGGACACCACGATGGCCTACTCGTACGACCCCGCAGCCGGACAGGTGGAGCAGCGCTGGTCGCTCCGCACCGACCTGCTGCAGGGCACCGACCACGACACCGTGCAGGGCTGGCTCCAGCACCAGTACGCCGAGTCGACGAACGACCTCCGCTTCACCGGGGCCACGTACGCGACGCCCCGGGGCACCATGCGCACCACCGTCGGGCACGACGGCTGGACGCTCCGCTACGCGTTCAGCGGGCTCACCCCGGTCGGCGCGGAACCCACGGCCACGGGCGACGACCCGTACCGCGAGGACGTCATGCGGCGGTACCTCGCCGACTACGCCGCGAAGACCACCTACGGCGGGGACACCTACTGGGGCGGCAAGGACCTGCAGCAGCTCGGCGCGTACATGACGATCGCCGACCAGATCGGCGACGACGCGGACGCCGAGCGGCTCCGGTCGACGCTCGAACGGGCGCTCACCGACTGGTACACGTACTCCGCGGGGGAGCGCGAGCACTTCTTCGCGATGTACCCGACGTGGAAGGCCCTGATCGGCTTCGGCGACTCGTACGGCTCGGCGCAGTTCAACGACAACCACTTCCACTACGGCTACTTCGCGCTCGCGACCGCGATGCTCGGTCGGGCCGACCCGGCGTGGGCCGAGCGCTACGGCGACATGGCCACCCTGGTCGCGAAGCAGTACGCGAACTGGGACCGCGACGACGCCCGCTTCCCGTACCTGCGGACGTTCGGCGTCTGGACCGGGCACTCGAACGCCGGCGGGGTCTCCTCGCCGGGCGGCAACAACCAGGAGTCGTCGTCCGAGGCGGTCCAGTCCGAGGCCGGGCTGTTCCTGCTCGGCACCGTCCTCGGCGACGAGGAGATGCAGGCCACCGGCGCGATGCAGTACGTCACCGAGCGGGCGGCCGTGCGGGACTACTACCAGAACGCGCACGGCAACCCCGCGTCGAAGGCGTACGACGGGAACGGCGCGTTCCCCGCGGCGTACCGGGCCGGGCAGGCGGGCATCCTGTTCGACTCCGGCCAGGCCGAGGCGACGTACTTCTCGGGCGACCCGGCCTGGATCTACGGCATCCAGTGGATGCCGACCGCCCCGTGGTTCGCGTACTTCGGGTGGGACCCGGACTTCTCGGCGTCGCTCATGCGGCAGATGATGCGCGCACGACCACAGGTCGTCGGACAGGACGGCGTGGTCGGCGGCAACGCGGGCCACGTGCAGATGCTCACGAAGAAGTGGTGGGGCGTCGGCACCTACGGCGACGCCGTCATCACCCGGGACCGACCGGCGGCGATCCGCGAGCTGCAGGACGCCGTCCGCGCCGCCGAGCGGAACCACCCCGGGTACGTCACCGCCCGGACGGCCGCGAACCCGCTGTACGACCGCGCGACCGACACGCTGTACGTCTCGGTCGCCGAGGACGGCACCGTGGTGTTCCCGGACGCGTACTGGACGCCGGAGACCCTGCCAGCGGCCCTCGTGCCCGCCGAGCTCGACGGTCCGACCGCCGACCGGCAGCCCGCCGACTGGCCGGTGCGCTCGCCGCTGCTGTCCTTCCTGGTCACGGACTACCGGGCGGACACCGCGAC
This genomic window contains:
- a CDS encoding discoidin domain-containing protein codes for the protein MDVVRSSVVALVVGALTLSAVGTAHPAAAAPAAAAPAPAAPAAAAAPAGPPADGVRVGAGSYAPTPPGSLPDIADVQATVDQHLYVDPSQAGKPVPTNQWWTDLLVSRWSGDMWAYPFVSSNSAAGTKLSYPTTWNADGTAMRLDAPITVGATVEPTPDASDRLLADFEDGVPADWTATGDAFTTTATGTARGQSAVSGWLGKGFLDSFTDDDGDGATGTLTSPAFTIDRSTLAFLVGGGRHPDHEAVQLLVDGQVVEQATGTDSEVLRWASWDVSALRGRTAQLRVVDDLRAGWAHVLLDQVLLTDAPDGLAERSSTTFSAKEADALRWGDWNVSWRMPQDGPGGQSVDVTSVQGSPYEWFEFHGATPRLTLQPGATLTDGDGERLTGTITADRFEIRQDGHVFGVHAPTGTTFTRTGDVLDASAGTPYLVVSAVPEHGLTLDDLHRTAFAVPRDTTMAYSYDPAAGQVEQRWSLRTDLLQGTDHDTVQGWLQHQYAESTNDLRFTGATYATPRGTMRTTVGHDGWTLRYAFSGLTPVGAEPTATGDDPYREDVMRRYLADYAAKTTYGGDTYWGGKDLQQLGAYMTIADQIGDDADAERLRSTLERALTDWYTYSAGEREHFFAMYPTWKALIGFGDSYGSAQFNDNHFHYGYFALATAMLGRADPAWAERYGDMATLVAKQYANWDRDDARFPYLRTFGVWTGHSNAGGVSSPGGNNQESSSEAVQSEAGLFLLGTVLGDEEMQATGAMQYVTERAAVRDYYQNAHGNPASKAYDGNGAFPAAYRAGQAGILFDSGQAEATYFSGDPAWIYGIQWMPTAPWFAYFGWDPDFSASLMRQMMRARPQVVGQDGVVGGNAGHVQMLTKKWWGVGTYGDAVITRDRPAAIRELQDAVRAAERNHPGYVTARTAANPLYDRATDTLYVSVAEDGTVVFPDAYWTPETLPAALVPAELDGPTADRQPADWPVRSPLLSFLVTDYRADTATIDRLYGVDLTDHRPGVDTAHAAAVFSDMGDALGNVVLGFLAQYDPDTYADVHAALWAEQDPAVTGQSMAGLVYHQAMSNRTVGTEVTDRHTSNPLSQVFRAADGTYSYVLDNIDDVQHTYDVYEGQRVIGQIAVPARTQITSHLDARLTDVAVALDGGARTVAPGSTVHLTATGTDQYGATVPLEGVRWTTSSGTIDADGTLHAGADPVDVATVTATVGSVHGEHRFRVAPTPVLTGLTVTPGVERLVVGTPVTFRAEGHDQYGDPAALPAPPVWSTTAPGSVTADGTLTTTGPGAGYLVATVGAGPATVEGTAVVSSVVTVPVVPGVRATATSTDGGSTAARAVDGDRSTRWESRHGVDDVDLVLDLGGARDVDTVQVDWEAAAAARYVVQVADAADGPWRDVRTVEKTDAAADTVPVGATARYVRLHLTDRLTQYGYSVWEVRVTGTPAASAVTVRDLLVAPRSATVRSGDTVRLAAYGFDADGAGGLLEGPARPTWTVDAADGSGTATDPGDGATVTDAGVVTAPRTPGATITVRATRGEAAGTAVVRTLDAPATPAAARDVAVGKPVTTSSDERGDLAGDAAVDDDDTTRWSSTAHDGEWLAVDLGAVLPLDRVEVAWEAASAASDRVQVRDRDTDPWRTVATTDAGSGGTERHALDGVRGRYVRLVADTRNTRYGVSVWSFRVFSTEGAPTPDLARRATVRSSGDESAGTPARLAVDGDPGTRWASEHVDSAHLDVDLGAVHTVHEATIRWEAAYGRSYRIEGRDGTTGAWTTVATVTDGDGGTDRVALHGSWRTLRLQGVERGTPYGYSLYALEVR